One stretch of Sphingomonas sp. HF-S4 DNA includes these proteins:
- a CDS encoding GMC family oxidoreductase gives MEEADIVVIGCGSGGSAVAGRLSEGGKYKVAVLEAGGRNTGLETLMPGMMPFQGRQTNWRFETVPQPGLNGRRGYQPRGRGMGGSSAINAMLYVRGHQRDYDEWRDLGATGWGWDDVLPWFRRSERNMRGADAFHGDDGPLWVSDQAYAHPGSRAFVEAAARLQIPVNPDFNGARQEGAGLYQVTQRNGERWSASRAYLPGGGVEVLCEAMVERILFEGGRACGVAYRRGGEARTIRARRVVLAAGAFQTSQLLMLSGIGPGAHLAEMGVPVRVDRPAVGSNLQDHVDYVAAFETPGSLFLGRSAMGTLKSLGGLMRWLMTRSGGMTTPYAEAGAFLRTERAGERPDVQLHFLIAIVEDHGRAKVAGHGFSCHACVLRPESRGSVRLQSPHADAPPLIDPNFLSDPRDMAVLKAGTRAMYRILETAPLADYKGRDRYPVDLADDAALEALIRTRADTIYHPVGSARMGSDDDAVVDPRLRVRGVEGLYVADASVMPRLIGGNTNAPTIMIGERGAAFIAEDLG, from the coding sequence ATGGAAGAAGCCGACATCGTCGTCATCGGATGCGGATCGGGCGGGAGCGCCGTCGCAGGCCGCCTGAGCGAAGGCGGCAAGTACAAGGTCGCAGTGCTGGAAGCGGGAGGGCGTAATACGGGGCTCGAAACGCTGATGCCCGGCATGATGCCGTTCCAGGGCCGCCAGACCAACTGGCGCTTCGAGACGGTGCCGCAGCCCGGGCTGAACGGGCGGCGGGGATACCAGCCGCGCGGCAGGGGCATGGGCGGATCGAGCGCGATCAACGCGATGCTCTATGTCCGCGGCCACCAGCGCGACTATGACGAATGGCGCGATCTCGGCGCCACCGGCTGGGGCTGGGACGATGTCCTCCCCTGGTTCCGGCGCAGCGAGCGCAACATGCGCGGTGCCGACGCCTTTCACGGCGATGACGGCCCGCTCTGGGTGAGCGACCAGGCCTATGCGCATCCGGGCAGCCGCGCCTTCGTCGAAGCGGCAGCGCGGTTGCAGATCCCGGTCAATCCCGACTTCAACGGCGCGCGGCAGGAAGGCGCCGGGCTCTACCAGGTGACGCAGCGGAACGGCGAGCGCTGGAGCGCATCGCGCGCCTATCTGCCGGGCGGCGGCGTGGAGGTGCTCTGTGAGGCGATGGTCGAGCGCATTCTCTTCGAAGGTGGCCGCGCCTGCGGCGTCGCCTATCGCCGCGGCGGGGAAGCGCGCACGATCCGGGCGCGACGCGTCGTGCTGGCGGCGGGGGCGTTCCAGACGTCGCAGTTGTTGATGCTCTCCGGGATCGGGCCGGGTGCGCACCTTGCCGAGATGGGCGTGCCGGTGCGCGTCGATCGCCCTGCGGTCGGGTCGAACCTCCAGGACCATGTCGATTACGTCGCGGCGTTCGAGACTCCCGGCAGCCTGTTCCTCGGGCGCTCGGCGATGGGGACGCTCAAGTCGCTGGGCGGGCTGATGCGCTGGCTGATGACGCGGAGCGGCGGGATGACGACGCCCTATGCCGAGGCGGGGGCATTCCTGCGCACCGAACGCGCCGGCGAGCGGCCCGACGTCCAGCTCCATTTCCTGATCGCGATCGTCGAGGATCATGGCCGTGCCAAGGTAGCCGGGCATGGTTTCAGCTGCCACGCCTGCGTGCTGCGGCCCGAGAGCCGCGGCAGCGTGCGGCTCCAGTCGCCCCACGCCGATGCCCCACCCCTGATCGACCCCAACTTCCTGAGCGATCCGCGCGATATGGCGGTGCTCAAGGCGGGCACGCGCGCGATGTACCGCATCCTCGAGACCGCGCCGCTCGCCGACTATAAGGGCCGCGACCGGTATCCGGTCGACTTGGCCGACGATGCCGCGCTCGAGGCGCTGATCCGCACGCGCGCCGACACGATCTACCATCCGGTCGGCTCTGCGCGGATGGGATCGGACGACGATGCCGTGGTCGATCCGCGGCTGCGGGTCCGCGGGGTGGAAGGGCTGTACGTCGCCGACGCCTCGGTGATGCCGCGGCTGATCGGCGGCAACACCAATGCGCCGACGATCATGATCGGCGAGCGCGGCGCGGCGTTCATCGCCGAGGATCTGGGGTAG